TGCTGGGTGATCTGAAATGGAGGTTGATGGTCCACTCTGAATTTTTGTGCTGATTATtctcatttcattttttttcgtaACTCCATTTCTTTTCCTAATGCTTGCATTAATAATTTCAAATACAGTCAGGTGATCAATGATATTGGGCCTGCTGCTTATTTTACTTAGCATTTTTGACTGATCAGTTGTCCTTAGTAGTTCTTGCTCATTGATGGAGCGTTATCGTTGACCTTGAAAGAGTGAAGGTCTTGTAGGCTTGATGTCTTCGATGTTTGTGCTCTCTTTTACTGTTTGCTGGTTCTTGTGGCCTTCCTGGAGATGTTTCTCTTCATCATTCTGTGAATTTATGCTATAGCTAACTAAAGTTGCATTGCAGTACCAACTATTTATGCTACAACTAACTAAAGTTGAATGGaggttttttttccttccaactattttttgtatttgaAATAACGATCAACACTTGTGATGGTGGCGTCGGCAAACAGTACCAATTTTGGTGCTGAAATGGTACCGGAATCATCACATGCACATGCCGTCACTTGAAGTTGCTGGGAAGCACATGTCAAGAACATTGATAAATGCAGTCTATTTTGGATGAATGCTCATCGCTCTCTGGAGTATGCTCTTCCCACAGGCCGAACAAACATAATCTAAGAGTTCGTTTGGTTCGTGAAAAACATTTTTTCtcataaaaatatgatttatgaaaacaGATTTTTGAGAAGAGCATgtctgaaaaaatatttttggcatgtatcgttgatcatagaaaagtgacagattttcagagtgtttagatttggttgattatccatttttctgagaaagttatgtataattcttattatactcttaataaaaattagatttttaatgttTTGGATCAAATAAGAATAGTTAAAgggtcttttgaaaaaaaataaaaatgttttgatttttggctcacaaaaaagtaatttttctaCATTTTtgatgtaaatttttttttcataaaacgtAGGAACAATATTTCCacgaaaatataattttttcgtCCCTCATTTGAAAACTTCAACTAGTCATCTTTttgaatttatatatatatatatatatatatatatatatatatatatatatatatatatatatatatatatatatatatatatatatatatatatatatatatatatatatatatgcaaccAAACGAGCTTTAAATGGAATGTGCCTCCCATGCTCTTCCTGATCCAactaaaaaatttagagatgGAAGGCGGCTCTCATGCCCGAAATGCGCTAGTGCAGGATGCCAGGATCTCCTCGCTAATCGAGGCACAACGGGCATCCGGAGCCACCTTCCAACCAGCCCGCCCTGCCACGTGGAGATCTCCTCATTGTTAAAGGTCGTCACGACGCGAGATTTCGATGATGCATAGAAATCGTTTGCAGCCGGACCCAACCGACCGGGTTCGAGGTGAACCAGCCGGGTTGGTTGGACGTACCATCGCGTTCGTTCAACGCAGTGTCTCTCTTTCGTTTTTTCCGCTTTTCTTTTAAAACTCAAAAGCAAACGGATGCTAGGCCAAAAAAAAGGCCAGGGACAGGAAGAtaataatcaaataaaaaaagggcAAAAAAGAAGCACGTGACGACGGAGAATAGCGTTGAATCTAGGCGGACCCGTCATTATTTCGGTCTGGGAAGACACGTGGCTGGCGTCCAGTAGGAAGGTCGGCAAGGCAATGTTGACGACCACGGACCCAATCCCGCCAAATCTTAGATCATAGTCGACGGGACACACTTCGGGCGGTCAAAACCGTCCAGATGAGCGCTAGGTGCATCACAAATCAACTATGCCATCCGAAATGCGCGACACCAATAGATCGATCTATTTTTCCCTGACACGCATCTCAACAAATTCTCCGGGACGATTCACACTGCACGATAGGCGCACAAGCGACGGATACTATTTGCTATGTTAGATGTTTCGCGTTCTCGCTACTCTACCTACCAGAAACGCGACGCGCCGCCCCCCACTGCCGCTgttacttttttttccttttctttctttaaaaaattagagaaaagaaaatattcttttgcTTTGTTgtcctttttttatattttttttctcgttCACCTTTCCGACCAAATTAGACGGGCATTTAGTTCTCCCTCCTCCCCGTTCCTCAATCCATTCATtcattcttctctctctctctctctctctctctctctctctctctctctctgcctctGAGATCGAGGAGGAGCCATGTCGTTCCGAATGGTATTTGCTTGCGCTACTCTTTCTTGTGGATTTTGTTTAGGGAATACTAGTTTTGAAATTGTTGCTTTAagatttcttgatttttttttttgaaactttgGCTAGATTCGTGGGAAAACAGTAGCATCTTATAGTGAATATCTTGATTCCTCCATGCTTGTGATGATCGGACTGCTCTCTCTTTCTGTTTTCACATGGAAATTGGGCAAATCTTGATGGATTTCTTGATCTCGTTTTAATTAGAGCAACGTTCGTTTCGTTGCCGTAGGATACACATTCTTCTTGTCGAACGAGGAACATCTTGATGAAGATCTTTGTGTGAGTCACTATACTAAATAAATACCGCATCTTTTagagtttgtttgttttttttttttcgcgtCTTATATGGCAGACCGTATTGTTGATACTGAATTCTCTGTGTCACTTCTTATAGCCTTTCATGATCCACAGCTTACGGTTGTAGATCATGTTATGAGGATCTTCTTTTCTTGAAGTTAGGATAGTATTTGGTTGGATATATTAATTCTTGAGGTCCGATTGATTCCTCATATCTAGACTCCTTTTCTAGAATATTTTCATTGATCAGAACGGATTGTATCTTATCATTGCGAATGCTTCAATTTAGGCTGATTTTGATAGAAATAGTGCCTGCCTTATGCTTATTGTGTTGCAGTGTAGTATatctttgtaaaaaaaaaatagttctttcttcatttttatgGGGTAAAGTATTATTGATTATGTTGGATCTTTTTCCTAGTTCGCAGCATAACTTGGTAGAAAACTTTGATATTAAATAAGTGAATGTTGGTCCGTTTGAGTTCAGGCTTTTGTATGACTAATGTATTAATTTCAGTCTCCAGCTTTTACCTAGCGTCCTATAAATGAACTTGTTAAAATGGCAGATAATCAAAGGTTAGTTATTTGAGTTCTGGCTTTTCTGTAAGTAATATTACTTGTTTCAGAGTCTGGCTTTTATATTTGCATCTCATAAATGAACTTGTAGATATTTATGGGATGTCTTACGAATGATAAAGTTGATTATGAGGATTAACTGTTTGCCATGTATTGGGATTCATGTGCAGTCAAGTGCATCTTCTGGGATGGGAGTAGCTGACCACAGCAGGACTACATTTCTTGAActgaaaaggaagaaagtgCATCGTTATGTGATATTTAAGattgatgaaaagaaaaaggaggtggTTGTTGAGAAGACAGGAGCTCCAGGGGAGAGCTATGATGATTTTGCTGCTGCACTGCCTGAGAATGATTGCCGATATGCCATCTACGACTTCGATTTTGTGACTGATGAGAATTGCCAGAAGAGCAAGATATTTTTTATTGCATGGTTAGTCTCTTTCTAGCTCCTAAATTATTATAACTTGGCAGTTTAGTTTCTATACAGTTACATCATTCTTCCAACATCTTGATATTCTGAATAACTTGGTAGAAGAGCAAGATATTCTCTTTCTAGCTCCTAAATTATTATAACTTGGCAGTTTAGTTTCTATACAGTTACATCATTCTGCCAACATCTTGATATTCTGAATAACTTGGTAGAAGAGCAAGATATTCTCTTTCTAGCTCCTAAATTATTATAACTTGGCAGTTTAGTTTCTATACAGTTACATCATTCTGCCAACATCTTGATATTCTTAATAACTTGGTAGAAGAGCAAGATATTCTCTTTCTAACTCCTAAATTATTATAACTTGGCAGTTTAGTTTCTATACAATTACGTCATTCTGACAACATCTTGATATTCTGAATGACATAACATTGTTTCTTTGGACGTTAATTATAGATAAGTGATTTAAAAAAGTAGTTAACTTTATCACTTGGTTTCAGTAACCTATGCGATTATGCTGCGTTCAAACTCTTGATTTCTATGAGTTAATTTGTTTTCTATTGCATATCAGCTTTTTTAATAGCGAACAAGATCATGATGAGGCTGTTGTGTAGATTATAAGGGGACATTTGGGAGGGGAGAAAACCTTGCGTATGATTGTTTTCCCCCTACTTGGTTCTATCAGGATTGTCCACAATTACTAGGTATCCTAGGGCTATCAGCATCAGCTCTAGCTATGTCTTACAGTGAAGAAATCCATGCCCCTTTTTGACTCAGTACATTAAGTCTTTATATATGTATGACTATCAGCATCAGCTCTAGCTATCTCTGAGAGCTATCTGGTGAAATCATCAAGCAAGTCCCTATCGTTTCCCTAATTtgtcctcccccccccccccccccccccccccaatcctcctctcctcctcctccctcttcatCTCTGAGAGCTTGACGCATTTAGCTATCTCAAAATGATGAGTGATTGCATACTCCCTCAAAGTATCTCTAAACTTATGAACATCTTCAAAAAAAGAACCAACTTCCATGGATCCACTCTCCACATTCTTCTCAAATGTCTCTACCTTATAGTTCTCCTCCTCTCTATCGCCTAAGCTCTCCAAAAAGGTTTTAGCTATCCTCTGAAGGCAGCTCAAAGGAATCGTGGCTCGATGCTTCCGACCTGCTGTCACAGAACTCGAATTTTATCAAAcaatccatctccaacatttgaCTTTTCCCTTGCCCCTTTCGACCTTCCTCTTGCTGCCATCCCCTTCCTAACCCTCCCATAACAAACCGTCCCCTGTGGACCTTTGTGTCTCTGCGCCAGCTTCGACTGATAGCTGGTAACCAACTGGCACTATGCTTTCTTCTGGCCTCTCCTGTTGTACTGGCTCACTGTGTTCAGCTGCCTGCTTTTCTTATGCTGGCCTGTGCTGTTGTTGTTCCATCTATTGTGCCGCACCTTGCTCTAGAGTGCAGTACATGTGAACAGCCTCCTGGAATTGCATACTTCAAACATATCCAACAACTCAAGGTCATCATTTATTTCAGTATATTCATCCTTCCCAAGTACTTTGTGTATTAGTTGCATGGGTGAAATTTGATTCAAGTTCCATCAAGTGGGCACATCAGCAGCACATTCACAGAGGTTCCGTCTATCAAGATCGATGAGAATCGTGCCTCTTCTGCTTGCTACATACTTAGGCTTATATATCTTGGCTCCTATTGTCCAGTAGCCACTACAGTGGACCCTGATATTGGACAAGTTTTCAGCCATCTAATTGACAGTGAATCATAATTGACAGCGAATCAATGTAAACGAGAACACCAAGTAAGAAGGCCATGTTCCTTTCTCTATGAAATTTGTAACTTTGCTCGATTCTCATGTGGTGAGTAGAATTCTATGTGGAGAGCGAGaggagaagggagagggagaagaggaggaaagaggaggagagggaaaagaagatgaagagggagaaggaggagaggatgggGGCGGCGATGGTGGTGGCCAGGGGGTCACTGGCGGGGGCTGTGTGGCCGTCTTAGGGAGAAAGGTTGGAGGAAGGGATGGGGCTAGGGTTAGGGCTTGGGGTGGGTTTTGTTCATGGGGGTGATGGTGATGACAGATCCAATCATCACCTAATTAGCTCAATGTTAGCTGACAAGGAGGCACTTCTAACGAATTATGTCCATGTCGGCTGACAAGTAAGCATCGCCGGCGAGCTCTGACCCCAATTGGGCAGAGAGTGGGCAACATTACAACAATCTGAAAAATGCAGAGTTGACATGACAGCAAGTGAACATGTAGTGGGGTATTTGCAAATTCATTCAAAATGGAGTGGGTTATTTTTTTCAGCCTAGAGTTTAACACATTGTACAATGTCTTGTGAAGTCTGCTAGATGAAGTTGCCCACATCCAAGGCACTCTAGGACATAAAAGCCTACTCCCTTTTGTATACCACATGCAAACCAAAGGTTTGCATAAAGTACATTCAAATCATATTATGTTCTTGCGTGCAAAACACTCCAAGTTCCTTTGGCTTGGACATTCTACGTATGCGTAATGCTTGCTTTCATCCTGTAGCAATGTACTAATATTTGAAAATATGATGAAAATAACCTTTTTTACACATATATTCAGTCAACATCGATGTTCTTCACATGTCGCAGTGGGtaacataatttttatttttatttttatttttctataatcTCCTGCAGCTTTTCCTACAATCAAGTTGGAGATTGCAATACTATACATCACTCCATCCATCTAGAAAGAATTTTCTAGATTCAAGTTGTCATATATATCTGTGCGCGCGCACGCGCGCCTGTGTGTGTTGCTTTatcaatatatattaaaaacacTTGTTTTCAACTGCTGAATAGGTCTCCTTCCATCTCCCGCATCCGTGCTAAGATGCTGTATGCCACATCTAAGGATCGATTTCGACAGGAGCTTGATGGAATCCATTATGAGATTCAGGCTACTGACCCCACAGAGATGGATTTGGATGTGCTCAGAGACCGTGCAAACTAAGTCTACCAAGTTGCACGAACTTTTGTCGCAACAACCAGCTTGATTTGGGCCTCCTGCCCTCAGGTGTGGTTGATCATGTGTATTGTCTGGTTCAATGCACAATTTGGTTATTTGAATAAATAGATCTCTACACCTGAAAAGGGCTGATGGAAGAGCTCCCTTGTTTAGTTAGATATCTTATATGTCCGAAGTGTGTGTTCCTCTATTTGAAAGATGCTTCTCAGTTAGTGGGCTTTGGTTGTGTTAAATGACTTCAGCTCACAAGTATCTGGAAACAATCTTGCCAACATGTCATGTTTGCTGTGTTGCTGTGATGGTGTTTGCTTATTagcttctctcttttcctccttttcACTTGAGGGTTATTATCATTTGCTTTGACACTATGTAATAGAAAATACAGGGCCGTTTCCCTGGTTGGTGGATTGATGCATATCATCTCTCTAGCAGCAATATCGTAGCTGTTTGTTGGAAAAATGATATGCTATTCTATGCTACAGGATTCTAGTTGCACATCCAGGCAAATTGATCATCTGGATGTTTAACCTTGTTGTTGATCATCTGCTAAAACATTTAGAGGAGGATATTGCAATTGTATCATGGTTCATCAAGCAAATCAGGTTCGAGAACTGGTTTGCCATTTAAGATGCTGTCATATTCTTTGTTGCTAATAGAGACAAAAATTCCATATCTATCTTGCATAGCATCTCATTGTGCCAAGATATAAGAACCATCTACCTCAGATTGGGTTCCAAACAAATTCTTGTGATATCCAAAAAGAGCATCAGCAGTCTGCTTTTCTTCGAAGATAGTCCTGTCATCTACTTCAATAACCTGAATCCAATTTATCCTTCTTCCACCAttagctaatttatgaaaatactcAGCATTTGTCCCCAAGATGCAACCAATTTAGTCTTGATCTTTGTTTCTACAACACTTCACCTGTGCAGATCTTCAAGAGTGATTCCTTATCTGAACACCTTTCTCTGACTTCGTCCACTGAAAGCATTCCTTGGTCCTCTATAGAATCAATTCCACGAACAATCCTCTGCAGTTCCTCCTtgcttcttttaaaattaaaaatcttcAAACCTTCAATTTTTTGACTTCTCTTTAACAAACCTTAAACTTCTTGGTCATCAATGCATATGATTAGAGAATTAGAAGAGATCCATGttatataaataaaacaaatattattatgtatatatgtatgtacaagacatgcatgcatgtgtacaTGCATACATTAAGATATGAATATAAGTATACATGCATGTATTTATATATGCTTATGTAGGTTCGAGTCAGGTTCGGTCTGAAAACTTCAAAAATAAACCCAACCTGAAAGCTTCAATGGGTCTGATTTTGGATCCCCACCTGACCTATTCATCATTAGATGTGATTCATGTATTGGGTTTGCCGGTTGGAGTTATAGCCCTAGAGCAATGGTGAATTTGCCCGGATACTATGAGAAGGTATGATGCAAACATAGAGATTTGGGAGATAGAGACGAAGCTTTGGAATTGCATTGCTTGAGGAAAGTCTGGTTCCCTTGATCGGGAAGTGTTGACTTCTTAAGTGAGgtgagttttaattaaaaaaaataaattttcttattctttacactttagttattttaaatgctttaaaatatttttttgtgtaACGACTCTTTCAGGAGAGTTATGACTCTTTGAAAAAAACATTGATTTCTGAAATGATACGTTTCTTTGGTTTTTCGgatagagtctataaatagactcctccgaaattaattcaaaattaatttgatctatTTCTTTCTCAAAGGCATTCTATCTCTCGAAAGTTTTTTCTACAGGCTGATAGTTTTTTTATCCTTCAATTTTTTGCtttatatcttttttattttctaggtatCTAAAAGAGTTGGTCGGATCACGCCTCCCTAGTGATTGTATTTGTTAGAGGAAGATCAGGTTGAGCCGGGTTGTTGTACCATGGGGATGAGATCACGACAATCCTGCATCAAATCATATTTTTAGGGCAGTGTAGATCACACGCCTCGATTCAAACAaacttttttaatcttttaattttattcTAGTAGATTAATCgtttataataattttataaaataaagatatggcAATTCTTAGATAAGTAATTTTTAACATTTTGAGTTGAGCATTGGAGCCATTTTAGTACTTTTAACTCTACATCAACCATCCGTTAGCGGTTATTTTAGCACTTCTATGTCACAACTTAGCCAAATTTTGTGTCCAATTCGACACTTATACAGTACCGTGAtcaatcaaattttgcatagttatatatatatatatatatatccaagtAGCTTGACAACttcaatttttatatttaacacTTTCATTCTCATATGGGTCAGTCCACTGCAGAATCAATTTTTGCATTCATTTCAGTAattaactgtttttttttttttgtgatccaGTAACTGGCTTTCAATACGAACATAGACGCTTTATTTACCGTGCAAGTCCAGTATAAATTATAAAACCAAATTTTGCGTCAGTGACCGAAATACAGACCTGCCCAATTAGCTTTGGGAGAGCCCCCTGAGAGCCATTACTGTCTCTGTTTTAAAATGACACCGTACTGTCTCAGTTCTCTCATATCCGACGTATTTCCAGCATTTCTCCGAACGTAAGCATTCCTCTTTTAGATAggaaagctattacctttttttccttgcttttgttttttcccGGAGACAGAGCAATTGCTCATTAATAAGGTCAGTCAGAGATCGCAGACAAAGAAGAAATAATGGTCAGATGCTATCAACAGGTTCCTTGTCTAAATTGGCGTCTCCATAAATCTGTCCTGATTAGTGGAATATCCTCGTCTCAGATCGACACTTCAACCCAAATCATCCAGCTTCAAGTCCTCACGTTTGCCCCCGAGCGTGCCATGAGGGGACCCGAACCCGAATGCAGCGACAAATCTGCCACCAAGGCAGAACGGCCATCACAAGTCGTTGACGGCTTCCGTGTTTCAATTTACGTTTATCATATTAGTGTCCCACGTAGCAAAGATCTCCCTCTCATCCGCGTCGAGTTTTTGCATGCACCCTCAGCCCTGACGTTAGGGATGACGATGTCCAGAATCCAGTCACAAATCACCAAGACAGAAGAAGCGACCAAAATATTTTAGAGACCGATGTTAATCCACTTGACCAAGCAGATCATGTCATTGTGCTGCTACAACCGATATAAATTATGAATGAATAAGCATAAACAGATCGATGCATGCTTCTCTCATCGATCACATGAAAAGGATTGCGGCGTAGGGGATCTTGAATCTAGCTAGCTGCTGTTTAATTTGCAGCAGAGATGTGACGTGGAGGAGGTTAGCTGCCTCTAATTACTTCTTTGTCGCTATAACTGTTTGTTAATTAGATCCCTGTCTTGCCTCTGCAATAAAACATCAAAACAATACTGGTGGCGCATTTGATGTTTACGTTTagattgtttttgttttttttttgtatatataatatatatcaatttgTCCGCAATTGCAAGCTAGACTTGGCATGCAGCATGGCGCCTTTCGGTGATATTATATTAGCAGCACCGAAAATCTGATGTCAGATTTGTGTAGACGTGACAACCGGTGCGATGATCCAGACCTGGACTCAAAAAGCACGAAGGCTAGCTTGACATTATTTTTAGCAAAATGAGTCGCTTAAAAACAACAAAATATATAGGGCGACGTTTCAATTCAAGGAACccctcaaaaaagaaagaagaagaaagaaaaaatcacGGGATTGGATCCAAACATCAACAAGGTAGACGATAAAATTCGGCAACCCAAGACAAGAATTGCAGCAACGGAGAACCTATATTGCTCGATCGGCATCACGCTCGCCATGATCTCTGCGTGTTTTGCtctatgcatgcaagcatcaaaAAG
The sequence above is a segment of the Phoenix dactylifera cultivar Barhee BC4 unplaced genomic scaffold, palm_55x_up_171113_PBpolish2nd_filt_p 001569F, whole genome shotgun sequence genome. Coding sequences within it:
- the LOC103719927 gene encoding actin-depolymerizing factor, with translation MSFRMSSASSGMGVADHSRTTFLELKRKKVHRYVIFKIDEKKKEVVVEKTGAPGESYDDFAAALPENDCRYAIYDFDFVTDENCQKSKIFFIAWSPSISRIRAKMLYATSKDRFRQELDGIHYEIQATDPTEMDLDVLRDRAN